The following are from one region of the Gossypium hirsutum isolate 1008001.06 chromosome D03, Gossypium_hirsutum_v2.1, whole genome shotgun sequence genome:
- the LOC107909371 gene encoding UPF0496 protein At2g18630 produces MASSSSSEPSFQTEAPPDSRSEAELSLNWVANSYSDTLPNRTVRVINSLLVNSDLRSLMMEYFAKFEKTLEYCTALKDCLERAPNNHAIIESALKCYDEEDKLEVGTVEKNSVKALDELRRFQAAEEPFVREFLVLKRMAHMRYESMQWKVCARKKTLEKKVESWETWRRVLVAFFVAGFISGLVFSVVAVIKSAKPVITTLAGALTTAIVPLGTWCNKCLKRNKEKIKKNKKLTAIMEIYGSSATTIWMHVKRLEIKKTSLSRSVDYVLTEGYTLKVGMDDINNKLKLVTPIITGLLRETNNCSCKFGTDQEEIQRQMMLML; encoded by the coding sequence ATGGCATCATCTAGTAGTTCTGAACCGTCATTCCAAACTGAAGCGCCACCGGATTCCCGATCCgaagctgaattgagcttgaactGGGTTGCTAATAGTTATAGTGATACTCTCCCGAATCGTACCGTCAGGGTCATCAACTCACTTCTGGTCAATTCGGACTTGAGGTCTTTGATGATGGAATACTTTGCCAAGTTCGAAAAGACTTTAGAGTACTGTACTGCCCTTAAGGATTGCCTCGAACGTGCTCCAAACAATCACGCAATTATTGAGTCGGCGCTTAAATGTTATGATGAAGAGGACAAATTAGAAGTCGGGACCGTCGAGAAGAATTCCGTTAAGGCCTTGGATGAACTGAGGAGGTTCCAAGCAGCTGAAGAGCCTTTCGTTAGGGAGTTCCTTGTACTGAAAAGGATGGCCCATATGCGGTACGAATCGATGCAATGGAAGGTGTGTGCTCGGAAGAAAACGCTCGAAAAGAAAGTGGAATCATGGGAAACATGGAGGAGGGTGTTGGTAGCCTTTTTTGTTGCCGGTTTTATTTCCGGGTTGGTTTTTTCCGTGGTGGCGGTAATCAAATCCGCAAAGCCTGTCATAACAACTTTGGCAGGTGCGTTGACGACTGCTATAGTTCCGTTGGGAACATGGTGCAACAAGTGTTTGAAGCGGAACAAGGAAAAGATAAAAAAGAATAAGAAGTTAACAGCTATAATGGAGATCTATGGTTCTAGTGCAACCACCATATGGATGCATGTTAAACGATTGGAAATTAAGAAAACGTCACTGTCGCGCTCCGTTGATTACGTGCTCACAGAAGGATACACTTTGAAGGTTGGGATGGATGATATCAACAACAAATTGAAACTTGTTACGCCTATCATCACAGGTTTGCTTCGAGAGACCAATAACTGTAGCTGTAAATTTGGGACGGATCAGGAAGAGATTCAGCGGCAGATGATGCTCATGCTCTAG